In Chryseobacterium salivictor, the DNA window TTAAAATAACGGTTGCGCCAGTCTTATTTTGATTAATTTCTTTGATGTCCTTTTTGGAGATGGCAATCCGCTGATCGTTTCTGGTTCCGATAATGCTGTCTTTTTCCACTGAGGTGACGTCAACAAAAAATTTACGGTCACTTTTGTCATAAACAGTATATCTCGTTCCAGCCTTGATGTTGTCGAAATTCCCCTGATCTGTGTAAACACTGTATTTCGTCGAAACACACGAAGTGCTGATCAGAAGAATTAAAAAGCAAAAGAAATATTTCATCATTTAAGGTTTTTTCAAATACTAGCTCCTGTGTGTTTCAAGGAAATCGCCAATTTTGCGGTCATTAGCTAATCGTGGTATTTTATTCTGACCACCAAGCTTTCCTTCAGACCTGGCATAATCCTGAAAAGCATTTTTCTTTAATGTTGTAATTACAAGAGGTTGCAGGATTTTACCGGAAATTAAATCATTATAATATGTGTTTCTTTTCCGCATTTCATCATCCAGATTTTTTCTGAAGTTTTCCAGGTTTTCGGGCTCTTTTTCAAATTCGATAAACCATTCGTGATAGGGTAAACCTTCCGTGGGATTTACTTGTGGAGCTAAATGAAACTCTGTAATCTGTGCCGGAAATTTTTCTACCGTTGCTTTTAAAGCTTCTTCTACTTCAAAAGCAATCACGTGTTCGCCAAAAGCAGATGTGAAATGTTTTGTTCTCCCCGATACCAAAATCCGGTAAGGATCCTTAGAAATAAACCGTACAACATCACCGATGGAATACGCCCAAAGTCCGGAATTTGTCGTTAAAATCAAAGCGTAATCTTTATGAAGTTCGATCTCTTTTAAAGTCAGTCTTTTCGCCTCTGGTTTCCCGTATTCTTCCAGCGGGACAAATTCATAGAAAATTCCGTGGTTGGTGAGCAGCAGTAGGCCTTCTTTTTCAAAATTATCCTGAAACGCAAAAAATCCTTCACTTGCGGGGAAAGTCTGCAAAGTATCCACAGGTTTTCCCAGAAGTTCATTCATTTTTTCGCGGTACGGTTCATAATTGACGCCGCCGGTAATAATGAGCTGAAGATTGGGGAAAAGTTCTGTAATTTTTTTTCCGTTCCGTTCGATCAGTTTTTCAAAATACATAATCAGCCAAGGCGGAATTCCCGAAATCAAAGTCATGTTTTCCTTTTCAGTTTCTTTTACGATTTCGTCAACTTTGGTTTCCCAGTCTTCGATGAGGTTTGTTTTTAAACTCGGCAGGCGGTTTTTCTGTAAATAAGACGGAATGTGATGTGCAACAATTCCGGAAAGTCTGCCGGTTTTAATTCCGTTGATTTCTTCCAATTCAGGACTTCCCTGCAAAAAAATCATTTTTCCGGTAACGAAATCAGCATTGTTTTTTTGTGCGATATAATGAAAAATCGCGCTTTGTGCTGCCGCGATTTGGTAAGGCATTCCTTCTTTTGAAATGGGAATATATTTGGATCCCGATGTCGTGCCAGAAGTTTTAGCGAAATATTCCGGCGTATCGGTCCAGAGAATCTGTCGCTGGCCTTTTTTTACTTTTTCGATATAAGGTTTTAAGTCTTCATAATCAGCAATTTGTACGTGCGACTGGAAGTCTTGAATGCTTTTTATATTTTCAAACTGATGGGTTCTTCCAAACAGGGTTTTCTCAGCAGTTTTTACCAGAGAAAGTAAAAGTTCTTCCTGGTTTTTAACTGAATTTGCTTTAAAGGATTGGGTTCCTTTAACGTGATTTTTTGCCCAGATTAAAGCAATGTTTTTCTTAATGAAATTGATCATAACGCAAATTTAAAGCATTTTAGAAATAAACCTTTAGTATAAAGAAAAATTACGCACCGAACTTCTGTTTTAAAAATTATAGCGGTATCCCAATCCTAAACTCAGGAAGGTAGAGCGGTTATAAAACTTCTTGGTTTCTGGATTTTCATTGTAAACATTCCCGAAATAAACATTGACTTTCGCTGCGACAAAGACCTGTTGATAACCCTCGCGATCCAATGCATATAAAGCTTTTCCGCCAAGATTAAAGCCAGTTGCATTCTCTTTTAATTTTTGATTTTCGGCGTCAACTAATAAATTAGTTTGGCGGTAATAGCTGAATCCCGCCATTTCTTCAATTGAAAAATCCTCGGAAATAATTTCGCGGTGCGTCAGGTACAAATCGATATTGGTGATGGTTGGTGAGCCGATATTTCCGTAACGGTTTTGTTCGCCGTATTTCACATTAGAAAACAGCAAATTGTAATCTAATCCAATTCCGAAATTAATGGGAGTCATCAAGTTCCCCCCAAAACCGAAACCGTAAAAAGGCATGAGTAATTTTGCCAAATGATTATTGCCAATGGGTTTCATTACAATCATTTTGGTTTCGATATTAGAAACAACATCCAGTTTGTTTGTTTTTTGCTGGCCGAAAATTAAAGTTGAAATTCCGAAAAAAAGCAGAAATGTAATTCTCATCATTTCAGGTTTATGTCATTAAAAATAATATACGTAGTCCCAGATGGGATAAGGATTTCCAAAGAATCGGAAGAAATCGTACAGCCTGGTTTTGAGGAAGAAAATGATTTTATTTTTTCATTTAAAACCAAGGAAAACGAATCCGAAAGCAGCGGACCTGAAACATTAAATTGGCCTGAGCCGGTCGGCATGGTTTCGCCGATGTTTTTTTCATCGCTTTTAATAATTATTTTTATTTTATTGAAGTCGGATTGAGATCCGGTGATTTTTCCTTCCACATAAGCTCGGGAATTGTTTCTGTTTTCCGAGGTACAACCCACAAAAAGGCAGAGTGAAAAAAGAAGGATCATTGCAAAAAAACGCTGCATAAATTTTTTATTAAAGATATAAAAAAGCCCCGAAATAAATTCCGGGGCTCAACGTATTCAAACTGTATTATTTTGTTTTGTATCTTTTATCAGGCGTTCCGTCTTTTTTCAGATGGGCATTGGCTTTGTATCTTCTGTCAGGCGTTCCGTCTTTTTTCATTTTTACTGCAGAGGTCTTTGCGGCCGGTTTTTCTGCTGTTGCAGATTTTGCGACTGCTTCTTTTTTTGCAGTTTCCATTTTCTCTGATTTAGCAGGAGCCATTTTTGCAGTTGATTTTGGCGTCACCTGTTGAGCATTTGCAAGTCCAAGGGCTACCACCAAAGACAATGCGGCTAATAGTTTTTTCATTTGTATATGTTTTAAATGCTTGATATAATGTTTTTTAACGATATAAAATTAAATAATTTACCGTACCGAAAATTTCTTCCGAATAACTTTAACCAAACTTTAACACATCTTTATCAGCGCTGAAATTTTTTAGTCTCATCGTGAACCACACAAAGATTTTATTTGCAAATTTGTTGTTTTACTTACTTTTTTAGGACAAAAAGAAGTTACAGCGAAACGTAGAAGAAATATATTTTTAGTACTAATTACGGATATGCATTATCTAAACCTTTCAAAAAAAAACTGTTTCAATCAAATGAAACAGTCGGTGTGAAAATAAGTGATATAATTTATCTCGTGCAGTTTGCAGTCCAGGTTTTCCCGTTAGCGGTATATAAAATTTTCAACTCATTATTATCAATTCTAATGTAAGAGGTGGTTGTTCCTCCTACCATCACCAAAACATGGTCACCTTCTTTTTTGAATTCAACACCATTCAGATCAGGAATCCCATCAGAAAACCGGAAATTGTATTTTGTACCACTTGCAATTTTGGTTACGAAAACACTTCCGCCGTCTTTGGATATGGTTGAATTTGCATCGTTGTAAGAAATGCTGCCTTTGTAAGTTCCGGCGAAAAAGTCGTTGTCTGCCGGGTCGTCATCACTTCTGCAGGAAGTAAACGCAAATAAAGAGAATGCAACAACGAATAATCCGAGAAATCTAAATGCTCTTTCAACAGTTGTCTTTCTTTCGTTTTTTAAATTTTTCGATTTCATAATTTTTTATTTAAAGTTAAGTTCAACACCAGCCAAACTTTATGCCGGGCTTTTTTCAGCACCCAAGTTTTAGGAAAACATTAAGAGTTTTTAGAAGTATTTAAAACCTTTATGCGGAATACGACCGATCATAAAGGGTAATTTTACCTCTGGAATTAATAAACAAATAATCCTTAAATTTGTACTTTCAAACGATTTCGGAACAATCCCGAAATCGCTTTTCCCGTTTTAGACCTTCTCATTTTAAAGACGGGTTTTACCGTCAGAACATTTATGCAGTTAAAAAATATCACCGATACATTTCTCCCACAGCTTCTTCATTTAGGATTTGGAAAAGAGCTGTTTATGCAGCTCGAGCAGAATAAACATCTTACGGTAA includes these proteins:
- a CDS encoding GH3 auxin-responsive promoter family protein: MINFIKKNIALIWAKNHVKGTQSFKANSVKNQEELLLSLVKTAEKTLFGRTHQFENIKSIQDFQSHVQIADYEDLKPYIEKVKKGQRQILWTDTPEYFAKTSGTTSGSKYIPISKEGMPYQIAAAQSAIFHYIAQKNNADFVTGKMIFLQGSPELEEINGIKTGRLSGIVAHHIPSYLQKNRLPSLKTNLIEDWETKVDEIVKETEKENMTLISGIPPWLIMYFEKLIERNGKKITELFPNLQLIITGGVNYEPYREKMNELLGKPVDTLQTFPASEGFFAFQDNFEKEGLLLLTNHGIFYEFVPLEEYGKPEAKRLTLKEIELHKDYALILTTNSGLWAYSIGDVVRFISKDPYRILVSGRTKHFTSAFGEHVIAFEVEEALKATVEKFPAQITEFHLAPQVNPTEGLPYHEWFIEFEKEPENLENFRKNLDDEMRKRNTYYNDLISGKILQPLVITTLKKNAFQDYARSEGKLGGQNKIPRLANDRKIGDFLETHRS